In Aeromicrobium wangtongii, the DNA window AGCGTTTCGTGCCGCACAGCGGGACACCCGCGGGCAGATCGCCGGATCGGGCCGCCGTTCCACTGGGAAGAACGCAGCAGTCGCGCAGCAGCGGCCGTCTCCGGGAGGGTGCGGCCATGAGCGAAGCGTTGCGCGATCCCCGCCCGACCCAGGAGAAGCTGTCCCGACGTGGCCTGCTGACGCTGGGCGCCCTCACGGCGACCGGGCCCCTGGTGACGGACCTGTACCTGCCGGCCCTGCCCGATCTCGCGCGATCGATGGGCACCTCGGAGGCAGCGGGGCAGCTGACGATGTCGGTCTGTCTGGTGGGTCTCGCGCTGGGACAGCTCGTCGCCGGACCCCTGAGCGACCGGATCGGCCGGACCGGGCCCCTGCGGTGGGGTGTCCTGATCCTGGTCGTGACGTCGTTCCTGTGCGCGGTCGCCACCAACATCGTCCTGCTGCTGGTCCTGCGGCTCGTGCAAGGGCTGGCCGGCGCCGCGGCGCTGGTCATCGCCCGCGCGATCGTGCGCGACGTGTACGACGGGGCCCGCGCCGCGAAGGTCTACTCCGACCTGATCCTGGTGATGGGCCTGGCCCCCGTCATCGGGCCTGTGCTCGGCGGACAGCTGCTCACCGTGACCGACTGGCGCGGGATCTTCGTCCTGCTCGGCGCCATCGCGAGCCTCCTGCTCGCTGCGTGCTGGTGGTGCCTGGACGAGACCCATCCGCCGGAGGTCCGCGCCGCGGCGCCGTCGCACCAACGCGCCCTGCGGACATTGCTCGCTGATCCGCACTTCCGCTCGTTCATGGCGATCACGGCGCTCCTGGGCATCGTGCTGTTCACCTACATCTCGATGAGCTCGTTCGTGCTGCGCAACGACTTCGGGCTGGGGCCGGTGGCCTATGCGCTGACCTTCGGCGCCAATGCGGTCGGCATGATCATCGGCAGCCAGGTCGGTGCCCGGCTGGTGGCCCGGACGGGCCCGGCCCGCATGCTGCGGGCCGGCCTGCTGCTCATCGCCGCGGCCACGACATCGCTCGCCATCGCCTTCGCGCTCGACGCACCGCTGGCCGTCCCCCTCGTGGCCCTGTGGCTCGTGCTCGCCGGTCTCGGCATGTCGATGGGAAGCTGCACCTCGCTCGCCCTCGGGCCACATGCCGGCCGGGCGGGATCGGCAGCAGCGCTCCTGGGCACCAGCCAGTTCCTGTTCGGTGCGGCGATACCGCCGCTGGTGTCCGTGGGTGGCACGTCCGGCGAGGTCATGGGCATCACGATGGCCGCGGCAGGCCTCGGCAGCCTGCTGGCCCTGCGGGTGGCCCT includes these proteins:
- a CDS encoding multidrug effflux MFS transporter gives rise to the protein MSEALRDPRPTQEKLSRRGLLTLGALTATGPLVTDLYLPALPDLARSMGTSEAAGQLTMSVCLVGLALGQLVAGPLSDRIGRTGPLRWGVLILVVTSFLCAVATNIVLLLVLRLVQGLAGAAALVIARAIVRDVYDGARAAKVYSDLILVMGLAPVIGPVLGGQLLTVTDWRGIFVLLGAIASLLLAACWWCLDETHPPEVRAAAPSHQRALRTLLADPHFRSFMAITALLGIVLFTYISMSSFVLRNDFGLGPVAYALTFGANAVGMIIGSQVGARLVARTGPARMLRAGLLLIAAATTSLAIAFALDAPLAVPLVALWLVLAGLGMSMGSCTSLALGPHAGRAGSAAALLGTSQFLFGAAIPPLVSVGGTSGEVMGITMAAAGLGSLLALRVALRRS